The genomic stretch GTAATCCAACCAGCAATGCGACCAAAGTAAATGAAAGATAGAATAAGAGGAACAACTCGAAGATCGTAGGAAAATCCCATGTATGGAAAAGAAAAGAGCATCAAAGTAACTGCAATAATTCCTCCATAGAATTTTTCGAAATATCGCCTGGTATGAATCAAAAACACTTGAATAAATATCGCTGCGCTAACTAATAAAGAAAAAATAGAAATATTGATGAAATAGTCTTTAATAATCATGTAATATCCCTCCTTGCATTAAAGATATATTCGACAAAAAGACAGAAAATCCTACAATTGGTATAAACAGTTTAGGTACAAGAAATTTAAATAGAAGTGCATGGAGGCAGATTAAAAAAGGACAAACTCTCCAAGGTGAGAAGTTTGTCCTTTTTTAGTTTAACAATATAAAATTCAATTCCGCTAGCAATCTTTCTTTTTTCATTTCCCACGCGTTTTGCATGCGAACCCAAAATAGTGAATTAGAATAATGACTTAATACTTGCTAAAACAGTAAGTATTCCTATAACAATTACAAATACATTACTCATTTTCCCTCTGTATTTTGCTAGTACTGGTACTTTACGAATCGCATACATCGGTAATAGACATAAGATAGCAGCGACTAACGGACCGCTAAGAGCATCAATGATTCCAAGAATACTTGGATTTGTATAAGCAACATACCAGCATGTTAATACGACAAAAGTAAGAATCATTGTCTTAACTGTTTTCTCTCCTATATCTTTCCCACGTTTTTTACCGGACTTGATAATCATGTCACGCATTACCTCATATGCTCCTATATAATGGCCAAGGAAAGACTTTGTAATAGCCACAAATGCAATGATCGGAGCCGCAATAGTGATTACTGGTGAATTAAGCTCATTAGCAAGATATGATAGGATTGACAAGTTCTGTTCTTTTGCCACCTTAAGATCATCTGGAGTCAAACTTAAAGTACTGCTCCAAACAAAGAACATAACAACAGCGAATGTTATGATATAACAAACTTTTTGTATTTGAGCACACTTGGCATCAGTAGCGTCTATTCCATAACTAGCTCTCTGCTTCACAACAAATGATGAAATCATAGGTGAATGATTAAACGAGAATACAATGATTGGTAGTATCATCCAAATAGCTCCAAAATACCCTGTTCCAGTTGAACCAGTAGAAACACTTGAAAAACTTAGCATTGAAGTATTCCATTGTGGAATTAAAGATATTGCAATAAAAAGTAGAGAAGCAATAAAAGGATATACTAGCATACTCATTATCTTTACAGTAATATCTTGACCAAAATTTAGTATAGTGATAAGACCGAGTACTAAGACAAGGGATAAAATGGCCCTTGGAGGCTCCGGCATGTGCAATTGATGCACGATAAAACTACTAGCGGTATTTGTAAGTGCGACCGAGTACATAAGCACGATCGTATAAATGGAGACGA from Bacillus thuringiensis encodes the following:
- a CDS encoding aromatic amino acid transport family protein, which translates into the protein MNGNTAKNIEFQADNTAVKNENYLDPKKWHKQDTTWALSLFGTAIGAGVLFLPINAGSGGLLSLLLITILAYPVMYYSHRALAKMIYASNSADEGITGTIREYFGNKASIIFNIVYFVSIYTIVLMYSVALTNTASSFIVHQLHMPEPPRAILSLVLVLGLITILNFGQDITVKIMSMLVYPFIASLLFIAISLIPQWNTSMLSFSSVSTGSTGTGYFGAIWMILPIIVFSFNHSPMISSFVVKQRASYGIDATDAKCAQIQKVCYIITFAVVMFFVWSSTLSLTPDDLKVAKEQNLSILSYLANELNSPVITIAAPIIAFVAITKSFLGHYIGAYEVMRDMIIKSGKKRGKDIGEKTVKTMILTFVVLTCWYVAYTNPSILGIIDALSGPLVAAILCLLPMYAIRKVPVLAKYRGKMSNVFVIVIGILTVLASIKSLF